CTATTTAGTACTGGTTCTAGTTCCTTTATCTGATTTAAAAGTACAACATTATTCCTTAACAGTGGCTCAGAAAGTAGTATAGTTTGATACATAGCATCGATGTCAGCCGCACCCAACATATCATTACTAGGGTTAAGATATTTCTCGAGTTCTGATAATCTTTTCATGACGCCAGTAATTTTTTCTCGACCTGATATAGCACTCTGCAAGTGGCTGCTTGTCCGTGAAATTGCTTCTGATACAGGCGTGTAATTTTCTGGAACGTCTCGCTTTCCCAAAATCTGTTTTTCCAACAGTGTTATCCGTGCCTCGACGACGTCCAGCATTTCACTTTCGCTCATCTCACCTGAAAAAGACAGCTGGTTTAAAAACACGGTATTCGGggagtaaattttttttcttactgACATATACTTACCAGTCCCCATGACTAATTTTATTTAGACACAGTAGTCTATATCTTCAAAGACACGAATGTTCAACACCTGTCATTCCTTACGGCAGACATAAACACACCGTCCTACCCAGAGATACTGTAACGACCACCAACTGCACGAGCCGCAATTGTGAAATCGGGGTATCTCATTCCATGTTTATAAGCTTGGAATATTTTTCTCTCCTAAAACATTCCTCTTTCCTTTTGTACTTGTCTTTGCAGGTGTCCAGAGATTTTTCTGAAAGCATAGCGTCCTAcgttctattgattacagaaatttGTAAGCCCATTTTGTTTGATATGGTTAGTACCTGCCATTGGTACCTACGCAGGAGATGATGGAAATGAAATTCGACATTTATTGCTTGAGATCATCGATAGATACGTAACACTAGAATACATTAGAAATAAGTGTGGCtctccatttaaaaaaagtcaatGGCTAGGCAAATTCgtatttgaatatttgtttgtGATATGTAAATCAACAACAGCAAATGTCAATATGCTGCGCCATCGTAAGTTTGTACCTAAAActgacaaaatatttacatacttcGGACTTGACTTTGATGACCGTTGTACTGAGTCGATATATCGTAGACTATCGATATCAGGTCGTGCAAGGTTTCCTACATCTGAATTCTCAGTGCTACAGCGAGAATAACAGTGTGAGGCCCGGCGTTGTTTGCTGTGACGAACGTTAAAGGTCTGTAACAGCTACAATGTCTATGTAATGAATGTATATCGAAGTACCAACCTGCGATCCTTCTGTCGCCTTGTATTCTGTGATACACGACTCTCTTTAGTGCTCCATTTATGCTTTACGAATACCACGTGTTTACCATCTTAATTTTAAGTAAATCAATATTGTTCTTATTTTAAACTACAGGAAAATTGTCTGCTTTGAAGGTAGGAATGTAGATTTACGAGCTACTACcttaatatctttttttttccttttctgtaatGATAGCACGTAACTCCAGTCATTTGCCGCAGCGCTATAGCGATCTCAGGATATAGACGCATAATTGGCGCCAAAATGCCGTAACACCACTACGGAGATAAGAACTCGAGTGGGTAGATTGTCACGTTTTGCTGGCAGCAATCTGCGTTTCGGAATCATGTTTATGCCACCATGTGTGTAGTTAAAAAGTTGTTCAATCAAATGAATATCCACGAAGCAGCACCCGTCGTTGTTGAATTTAAAAGTCATAAAGCCTCATTTTTTTCTATCAATGTTAAGCGCTGTTAAATTGGATGTATAATTTGTCAAAATATTTTGACTGTGAAGCGGTTATATTTGCCATTGTATATATTAgagaaatgtaatttttatattttcatattacgcATTGCTCTGTAGCATGTTCAGAGTCGCGCTAGACGATAGGCCTCAATACAAGTCGGGGAAACGTGTACGGATTCTTTGGATGCGCTTCACACTATTAGAATAGcggaatgttgatattttttgtcgTGATTAGGATGTCACTGTATGGGCGTACTTCTGCCAAGTACTGAGACGTTCATTAGAACGCTGAAATTGGCGTTGCAGGCAATCGACTAAGAACAACGAATTATTCCACCCATGTATTTCGTTTAATGAAACTAAGCAATAATTCCAGTTCACACGTGATGCTTTTTGGCGTTGACAGAAGCTACAGGTTTGTTTCCTCTTTACGTAAGCAGATTCATAATTAGACAGTCGGTAATTATTCTTCTTAATCTATTTGGTAAGTGTATTGTTCTATTACGAAAACTGCTGTGTTAATTCAGTGCCGCAATGCATATTCTGCGCACACGTTTAGAATATGACCTTTACTGTAACGTGGTCGTTCCGATTGGTTTGTTGCAACACACACACATTGTTGggagtttaaaaaaatcacaggTTTCTCAGGGGAGTTGTCTCGCATTGTTGATACATAGTCTTGCTTTGTTGACATATTGTCCTTCAGGCGTCATTGCATAACAAGAAATATCCTGATGAGTGGACAGCAAATGGACAACAAAAGAAATGCGATGTGATTTTACGTAGTAGCCTCATTTTACTTCATTGCTTTTTATGAGTTAACGCGCAATGTAGTTTAGCCAGAATAATCAGGGGCACCGGGGTGCTCTCTTATACTTCGCTGGTCAACATTAGGTGTAGCACCTGTTAGAACACTGATTTTATATTTGGCAGCCATGCAGAAGGACTGGTTGCGTCACTGTAGAACAAGTGCCTGTACCTGAAAACGGTATATACGCTGTACTTCAAAGAGTATCAGAAATTTGTGTGGACCAGTTTTTCAGATTCCATTGGAGATGACACGGGCACAACACTGTGGCACGTAACGTCAGCTCTTCAGATTTGTATTTCGCAATATCCTTAAATCTCTTCTTCAGGAGGGGCAGGGGATAAAAGATTACATCAGCTATGGACCAGTTAAATTTTCGATATGTCTTAAAGAGCGAAGCGAACTCAGGATTTGAATGGTGGGGCGCTCTCATATTAACTTCGCGGTGAATGGCGAAATAGTTACAAATTTCATGACAGATAGTTCAAGATACGTACAGCTTTTTGTAAGAGTTCCAATGCGTATGGTTGATGTCTTTCTTGTCTAGAACATTGGATACTTCTTTCCCATCGTTGGTTAAAATTTGTTTCCAGTACAATAAGAATAAATATTACTGCGTAGACACTGACGTATGTGACTGTATGCCAGAACAAGTAACCTCATAAAGGGCAGTCATCTACCATTTAATTCGAAGACTAAGGTGATATAAACCGTTTACATTATGATGCAGCTGTTCATTAGTTCTAATCCAGGGCTTTAAAAGGACGTTTTTTAATTTGCTTTCGTAAAGTACTATGTAATGGTTTCTGTCATGTGATGTGGTACTCTCAGATCTTACCGAATCGTGTACAATAATTAAACTATCCTCATAGCCACCGTTGACAAGCAGTGaagtgtcatctgcagacaaccagaCTCTTCTGGAGCACAATTATGAGACGCATCGGCACGTTCGCTTAAGTTTGGCGTTTTCGTAGAGACAAACTAAAGTCAAATATTGCAATTCCTTCTAGAGGAATGAATGCGTTTTGTATATGCACTTTATCTTTGTCTTGTTACAAAGTTTTGTTTCCGATATTTTATTGTTTTGCAGACAGTAAGCTGTGCTGTTTGAGAACTGTTTTCGGATCATAGCTGGGCAACATTAACCAAAAAGTTAACTTCATTAAACGTTAAAGCGTTACTTGATAGTAGATTTATCGGAAGCTGAAGTTAATCGTTAACACGTAATTGCTAATAGACAAGAGCACGTAATAATCTCAGTATCTATACTGTTCAATTGATGGTCGGTCTGTACATTAGGTTGTAAAGGCTCTGTACAAGAAAGACTACACTACAGTTCGTAAAAATAAAAGGTAAGATTATCTTTGTtgtcaaaatgaaatttttgaaagtAATGACTCGTAATCATCAAATACTCGTAGGTAGGCTAGTCTGAATTTCAATGATCAGGTATTCGCTTACTTAATGATGTTGCTTTAATGGAATATGCTCATCAACGATGCGCCTGCCGAATGTTCTCTTCTAAATTAAACTTTTGCTGGCGTTCAAAGTTTTTATCAGCTTTTCAGTCTTCGAATCGATGTCTAGTAAAGGAATGGTGTTCATAACAAAAGCGTTTGCTGTGCATTGGTCCACACTAGCTTGAGACACGCCGCTCCCAATTGCTGCAATGCCAAAAGACGATTAACGGTCTGAAATAATGTTAACGGACGTTAAGGatccgttatttttttttttaaacgctaCTTAAAAGTTAATCCTTTACTCGAAAAGTTAACATCATTAATTAACAGATTAACTGTCTCGTGCCCAGCTCTGTTTTGGACTATACAGAACTCCAATACAAAAGGTTGCTTTAGCACGAGTATTGTGCTACCAGAACACGAGTCAAGGGCCGTCCGAAAGCTTAAAATCTGTCACACAGCAGGCATATGGGTTCGAGTTTTGGTACGGCAAACAGTTTTCACATGTTACATTCGCCTTGCACTTCAATTTTAAAAAATGAGTTATGCCTAAAGTTTAGAATGTGACTGGTATGATCATCTCATATTTTACTTACGCCGAGCTTATTCAGTTTAGTCAAACACCAATTTCCTTCCCGTTACGCATCCAGCTCAACAGCAGTCTTGTCCCACATGGTCTTGTAGCCACGACTTCGAAATCGTTGTCGGGAGCATTTCTGTTCGTATTATTGGTATAAATTGATAAATTGAACCTTATGAGGATATCGTGTTAATAACCTCAAATTACATATTCTCTGTTGTCTGCTGCCGaaatacacacagcaaaaagttttgcatcaccctggttcccagaactcctgaagaaagacgcctactgtggatactgtatcacacagtccctttgactactcAGAGATGTCtcaaaatccgcccaaagatgtaaaaaagaaaccatccatgagcagcgcctattagacggagggggtccgacaggcgatcagttccagtcattccaccaggaaggaggtacacggctcgtgttgtctgtagttcaaccatgcctagacggttaataccgctgTTCTATCGCATCCGCactgttagtttgtgccaggaagggctctcaacaagggaagtgtccaggcgtctcggagtgaaccaaagctatgttcgaacatggaggagatacggagggaCAGAAACTGccgatgacttgcctcgctcaggccgcccaagggctactactgtagtggatgaccgctaccttcggattatggctcggaggaaccctgacagcaactctaccatgttgaataatgcttttcgtgcagccacaggacgtcgtgttacgactcaaactgtgtgcaataggctgcatgatacgcgacttcactcccgacgtccatggcgaggtcaatctttgcaaccaggacatcatgcagcgcggtacagatgggcccaacaatatgccgaatggaccgctcaggattgtcatcacgttctcttcaccgatgagtgtcgcatatgcctgtaaccagacaatcgttgcagacgtgtttggaggcgacccagttaggctgaacgccttggacactgtccagcgagtgcagcaaggtgaaggttccctgctgtattggggtggcattatgtggggctgacgtacgccgctggtggtcttggaaggcgccgtaacggctgtacggtacttgaatgccttcctccgaccgatagtgcagccatatcggcagcatattggcgaggcattctcgccccccccccccctacccctcatcgtgcacatcttgtgagtggcttccttcaagataacgacatcgctcgactagtggctagcatgttctccaggcatgaaccctatcgaacatggctgtgatagattggaaagggctgtttatggacgacgtgacccaccaaccactctgagggttctacgccgaatcgccattgaggagtgggacagtctggaccaacagcgccttgatgaacttgtggatagtatgccacgacgaatacatgcatacATCAGTGGaaagggacgtgctactgggtattagaggtaccggtgtgcacagcaatctggaccaccacttcttaagttctcgctgtatggcggtacaacttTCAATGCGTGGTTtttatgaggaataaaaagggcgaaatgatatttacgttgatctctattccagttttctgtacaggttccggaactctcggaaccgatctgactcagaactttttttgatgtgtgtactaggaCGATCGTTTGTCTTTAACGAATGTGATAACAAATCTAGCTACTGTATATGCAGTATCAATGAAAtttaacttgaaataagcaacaccAACCATAAATTTGTTTTGTATCTCCGTAAAAAGACACAtcatagaaatttttaaaaatccacCTTCAGACttatttgccaacggccttgccgcaatggtaacaccgtttcccgtcagatcaccgaagttaatcacttggatgggtgaccatccggcctgccgagcactgttggcaagcggtgtgcactcagccctcacgaggcaaactgaggagctactagtggctccggtctcgtagactgacatacggccgggagagcggtgtgctgaccacatgcccctccatatccgcatccagtgacgcctgtgggctgaggatgacatggcggccggtcggtaacgttgggccgtcatggcctgttcgggaggagtttagtttttagactTATTTTGCAATCTTATTTACATACTGGAGACCAGTCTGTTAAAGGTGTAATGCTTTCGAGTGATAAAATCGTAGTTTCTGAAGGTCGCTCAATGCATTGTTACTGCTGTGCAATCAAATTGAATAAAATGTAATAAGCTGCGTTTCCAGTAGCTGGGCTCAGCACGTTTTCATAAGTTCGTCATCCACTACCCACTGGAACTGTCCGAtttatgtttttcagttttgtTGGATTACTATAGAGATTCATCAAATTGCCATTTGTACTTTGCCTGTCCTCGTCAAATTTACCGAAACGAATCTCATGTACACATGCACTGAAGTCGTTTGTTGCtattttttggatttttttctCCTATTTTGAGCAAAATGCTCAGGCAGGTATATTGACAAAACTTCTCGGAACAGATTTCGGTAAAGGAAGAACTCACGGCGTATCTGTCGAGCTGTAGGCAAACAGTTCTATACTGCTCGCTTGGAATGGTAACTTCTGCTAAGTTATCTTTATATTTTACGGGTAGAAAGATTGAGCTGGGTTAGACAGTAATATTCCTTTTCTAGTCTGAACGTTATATGTCTTTTTGGAGTAAGGCAACCCCTAGATTCTACAGAGTCAAGGTATGAAAAGTAAGAGAAATCTAAATTCCGACTAGTGGCAATATCCATTGGAATTCTTAAATTTACGTAACTAATTTCTGAGCTACCATTAGTTCGCATGGTGTAACAGTTGAAGAGATGCCATAGTGAAGTAATTTCCAGTTTCTCAGTTACGACCTTTGCTTTGCCTTCAGCAATCTGATGGTATTGTACTCAGTGTTGTTACCGTTGTATCACCAGCAGAACTTTCACCCCTCGCAGAGAAGAAATTAGTGAAAGTCAGTGATATTATTTCCAAAGGGTAAGTTGTCATGAAAGACGTAGACTTATTCCCGTACGTAATTTTGTTTCATTGCTATCGACGGACGAGAAGAATAAATCTTTGAAAGACGCATGAACGTGACCAGGAGCCAAAGCCTGAGCTTGACGATGAAGTGTTCAGAGACATCCAGaaggtgaagtttggaaggtaggagacgaggtactggcagaaataaagctgtgaggacggggcgtgagtcgtgcttcggtagctcagatggtagagcactcgcccgcataAGTCAAAAGTCGCGAATTCGTATCTcgctttggcacacagttttaatctgcaggaagtttcatatcagcacacactcccctacagagtgaaaatctcaatccagAAGGTGTTCAATTAAGTTTCGTTAGATTCAGGACGCCTGATATTGGACTGTGGGTTCCAGCAAACAGATGTTAAGTGTCAACGGCGATATCATGAAAAGTTTCCGAAAGGAGTACAGCACTGACAGGGAGAAAGGAAGCTAGTGTACTTGTCTTGCATAGAAGTGATTCAACCATTTGTCTGAAATGATGAAGAAAATCTGAATGGGAGCAGTTGGACGAATGAATCCTTTTGTTCGGCGATGGCGATACTTTCTccttgaaataaataaatgaaacctaTGTAGCAGAGTTAGAGGAAGCTGTAGTGTTCTAAAGGAGattaaaaatgtacaaaaaaagcCCGCGGAAACATTATGGAAATCTAATGTGTGTCAGACATCGTATCTGGTTTTAAACATTAGGGAAAAAACGCACGAAGTGCTTTGGAGCATCGTCTGAATTTAGTTAAATTTATTGGATCCAAGCAATACAACGTGTCTTTCCAGACATCTAATTACGTATATTGGTGCTAAAAACATTCTCTAATTGGTCTAATGCTGTGGAAAATAATTACTAATCACTGCCGGTGAATACGGCTATATTGCCAGTTAAAGATCTTGAAATTTGCAAGAATAACAGCCATTTGAGGAAGGCTGGAGCGTGGATCCACCACGCCGTGGCTCAGTTACGGCCTGTGGATATTCTTCACTCTGTCATTTTATTGAACGATCAGTTGTTCAACAGTAGCGACTAGATTACGCAAGACAGGCGCAATGTGTATGCTCCGCGAGGTGCTTGGACGTCGGCCTGGTGGTATAACAAGCAGGCGACACTGCTGTCCAAATTGGTTTTATAATGCAATGCAATAGTGTCCGTGGCAACGAACGCCAGATTGATGACGATGACTGCTACTCCGTACACGATGCTTACCTGCAAGTGTGAAAGAACCCATCATGAGATACAGATTTCAGTAGATAAGCTATTCCCTGCCCCCCCTCGAGCTAAAGCACATATACAGTGTAAGAAACATACGCGCTGTTGCTTATGATAACTAACATTATATATATCACAGTTCTTAACTTAGCCACCCCCTGCTGTGTAAACGCGCACTGTGACGTTGaaggaaataaaatcttttggCTAAAGAAGTGATTCATCATATAGAAGTCATTGCGGAATCTCTCACCACCGATTTCCTGCGAAGATTTCGGGCAACAGGCGGGGAAGTTTGGAACAAATAATAAAGGGAGTCCTCCAGAAGCAGTGAAGCAGCGTTTGTACAGTGTCACAATCGCAGAGTTTAAAGGAGCATCGGAAGTATCATACATCTGAGCTGCAATCGCAGCATCTTCAAGCTGCACTGCAGGTATTTCACACCAGCCTTACAGCCTACGTATGACGAAGGAAAATCAATCTCGAATTGAACATGGATGGAGCAAGAGATCGGCTACGTCCTTTCcaaagaattccccccccccccccccccccccatgcgacGTCGTCGCTTGAGACAGCAACTTGTCGACACGCGCGGAAAGAAAaggcagagctcagaagttcacgtgaagTGTATggcgggttaatgatgtcacattgacaccaaatttcactaccCTCCCCAGCGCCCCGTGGACAAGTCAAACGTCACACCCCCTTTTACCCAcacttcaccccttcttttgacgcctctgctatGGAGGTCAGAATCGCGACGCCCACCGTTAAAATCACAAGGTTTTCTCACGAataccgaggaaaacatttcaggcagTGTCACTCAGGATCGACACGAAAGGGCCTTAGGGGGGTGTCAGAAAGGGCGTCAATAAAACCAACCCCTCTCATgccgtgttgattcctacaaattTAGCGCTCTAAAATTTAGTTCGCAGTGTTATGAACAAAGGGACAACATGCTTCacagcctttgacactgctgacaccagcGAGCGATTTAGCAGTGCTGTAAGGACACTGAGTCTCGGCAACCCCATTGAATGTGGATACAACTCTTTGGAGTACATTGCTACCGAAATTTTTGTTCTGGTGTACGTTGCCTCTAAGGATAGTTCAAAATCAATCGACTAAATTTGAACGCGATCCGAAGCAGCGACAGGTGCTTAAGCTTTTTCAGCCCTTCTGTTTCGCGCTCTCCCGTGGCGTGATCAGAGGAGTGCGATGTTGACACATGCATGAATCAAACAGCAAAGGGTCCTTCTAAGACCACCCACTTTGGCAGCAGCATCAGTCCCACTCGCCCACCTTTGTTGAGCACCTTAAAAATCTATCTTTATAGACAGAACGCGTGGCAAGAGTCCTAGGCCCCTGTAGGCAGGCTACACTCTTGCTCTTGCACCTGCTGGTAGGCCATCCAGAATGGGAGGGTTGTCGAAGTTGCCTGCCTGCGAGCGCCTATGACTTCGCCACAGGCTGTCTCtgtgcaggtacatttttaaaatgttcaaCAAAAGGGGATGGCTGGTACTGACGATATTGCATTACTCTATTGCAGTGTGATTAACTATGCAATAGTCTTGTTATATTTTTTCTTCATGTTGCACATTCACGAATAATGTGGTCTACTGTTTGCTCCACTGTACTACAGCCCCATTCGGATCTGTGTGCCCAATCGTCCCTTTAGAAAACAATGATTTCCATTTTGCATGACTGGTTCTGATGCGATTTTTCTTGTGGCTGGATGCTTGTAGATGCTACGATTGGGTCAATGTGATTCACCAGCCAAACAGTCAGATTAGATCTCCAGACCTACTGTAGCAAAGAACACGTTGGTAGCGCCTGCTGAGATGTCACACGAGTTTTCTGGATTTTAGCCTGGTGTGTGGTAGACGAGAAGGAACTTGGTTGATTGGAGAGTTCCTAGGAGCTGATGCACATTGTCTATCTTACTCTATTCTCGCTCCACCACCTGTTGTAGTCTGAGACCTTGTGGTGCTAAATTAGACGAGACATGAAATCGGGCAGCTGGTGTTGATTTTAGCGTGTCTGTGACAATTCATTGTGTTGTTAAGCTGGGCATCAGTCTTGATGACATGACTGCTTCTGACCCACAGAGGAGCACAGTATTGGGCAACAGGAGACAATCTATTGTGCTGCTGTAAGTAAAGTGTCTATTTGTGCAGTCCATCTTGTTTCAGCCGGCGCTCTGATAACGCTGTTcctagttttaattttttatgtcccTTAAAGATGTTTCCTGACAGTCAAACGCTCTAGTATTACGCTTGCATGTTAAGGTTGGGAGTTGCACTTTAAATGTGCTCAACAGAAGTTAACATCTCAAGTTTTATATAGGCGAATTTGGTCTTAGGTGGAATATGCACACATCTGTTTCACTGGGGTTGGGCACAGTCTCCACTGTATTATTCATTTCCCTCATCTAGATCTTCGTAGGtgatttctttccctttttcaAATGAAAAATCGAGCTGTGTGTGTCTGGATTACAGTAGGTGGCATTCAGCTTATGTGGTGCTTAGTGTATTAGTCATTTGACGGatattgttttcagaaattttcacTCAATAAGTGATATGTTGAATACGATATGTTGCATACGAGTTAGGCATCCGTTAAATTGAAACGTCTCCGGAAATGGAGGACGGTGGCACCTTCCAAATTCTGAATGCTTTCTTCAGAAAATTTTGATCCATCTCAGATGGAAAATTAAGTCCAACTGTGAGCACATATCTAGGCCCCGTG
This genomic stretch from Schistocerca cancellata isolate TAMUIC-IGC-003103 chromosome 2, iqSchCanc2.1, whole genome shotgun sequence harbors:
- the LOC126161851 gene encoding dynactin subunit 3-like, which codes for MGTGEMSESEMLDVVEARITLLEKQILGKRDVPENYTPVSEAISRTSSHLQSAISGREKITGVMKRLSELEKYLNPSNDMLGAADIDAMYQTILLSEPLLRNNVVLLNQIKELEPVLNSEHTKNVPALSKRLEQLALKNLELKDKADDLCGNFRDYIQEYNSAITEISRLLVKFDACLTRLEIEAQPKVIDD